Sequence from the Deinococcus radiotolerans genome:
AACCAGAAGCGGGTGGGGGGCGGGGCGCGCTCGACGGTGGGCACGTACACGGACATCGCCGCGCCGCTGCGGGTGCTGTTCTCCCGCGAGGGGCAGCCGTCGGCGGGCCCGGCGTTCGCGTACTCGTTCAACACGCCGCAGGGTATGTGCCCCGAGTGCGCAGGTATCGGCCGCACCACCCAGCTTGACCTGGACCGCCTGCTGGACCGCACCCTCTCGCTGAACGGCGGAGCGATCCAGCACCCGGATTTCAAACCTGGGAAGTGGCTGTGGAAGACGTACGCCCTGAGTGGTCTGTTCGACCTGGACCAGCCCGTCCAGGCGTACAGCGACCACGACCTGCACCTGCTGCTGCATGGGCGGGACCTGAAGGTGTCACTGGGTGAGATCAACATGACCTACGAGGGACTGGTGGACCGCTTCGAGCGGATGTACCTGAAGAAGGACGCGGCGGCCATGTCCGACCGGGGCCGCGCGGTGTTCGAGCAGTTCGTGACGAGCTGCACCTGTCCGGTCTGTCATGGGGCCCGCCTGAACGCGGCGGCGCTGGCCTCGCGGATCGAGGGGCGCAACATCGCGGAACTGGCGGATCTGGAGGCCACCGAGCTGCTGGCCTTCCTGCGCGGCCTGAGCGACCCGGCGGCGGCGCGGGTGGCGGGGCACCTCGCGCAGCGGCTGTCGCACCTCGTGGAGATCGGGCTGGGGTACCTGAGCCTGAGCCGCGAGACGGCCACGCTGTCCGGCGGCGAGGGCCAGCGCCTGAAGCTGGTGCGGCACCTGGGCAACAGCCTCACCGACATGCTGTACATCCTGGACGAGCCCAGCGTGGGCCTGCACGCACGGGACGTGTCGCGCCTGACCGGCCTGCTGGGCGCGCTGCGCGACAAGGGCAACACGGTGCTCGTCGTGGAGCACGACCCGGACGTGATCCTGGCAGCCGATCACGTGGTGGACCTGGGCCCCGGGGCAGGCGCGCGGGGCGGCGAGGTGATGTTCCAGGGTCCGGTCGCGGCGCTGCTGGTGGCCGACACCCTGACCGGGCGGCATCTGGGGCAGCCGCTGCCGCTGAAGGCGCAGGTGCGCGCCCCGACCGGGTGGCTGCAGGTGAGGGGCGCGCGCCTGCACAACCTCAAGGACGTGACCGTGGACATCCCCACCGGTGTGCTGACCGTCGTGACCGGCGTGGCCGGGTCGGGCAAGAGCACCCTCATTCACGACGTGTTCCTGCCGCTGCACCCGGACGCCGTGGTCGTGGATCAGTCGCGCGTGACCACGAACAGCCGCTCGGCGCCCGCCACCTACACCGGGATCATGGACCCGATCCGCAAGGCGTTCGCGAAGGCCAGCGGGCAGAGTCCGTCACTGTTCAGCTTCAACTCGGAAGGCAGCTGCCCGAACTGCGCGGGGCTGGGCGTCGTGTACACGGACCTGGCGTTCATGGAGGGCATCTCGTCGGTGTGCGAGGTCTGCGAGGGCCAGCGGTTCCGCCCGGACGTGCTGCGCCATCAGCTGCGCGGCCAGTCGATCAGTGACGTGCTGAACATGACCGCCGGGGACGCCCTGGCCTTCTTCACCGAGAAACCCGTGCGGGCCGTGTTGCAGGCCATGACGGACGTGGGCCTGGGCTACCTGACGCTGGGGCAGCCGCTGAGCACCGTGTCGGGCGGCGAGGCGCAGCGCCTGAAACTCGCGACTGAACTGCACAAGAAGGGCAGCGTGTACGTCATGGATGAACCCACCACGGGCCTGCACCTGAGCGATATCGGGCTGCTGCTGGGCATCATTGACCGGCTGGTGGACGGTGGGAACACCGTGATCCTGATCGAGCATCAGCTGGACGTGATCCGGCAGGCGGACTGGCTGATCGACCTGGGCCCGGAAGGCGGACGCGCAGGCGGCGAGGTGCTGTACAGCGGCCCCCCGGCCGGGCTGCGCGGCGTGGAGCGCTCGGTCACGGCGCGCTACCTCTGATCCAGACGCTGGCCACCGGGAACCCGGGCGCGCGGGGCGTCGTACTGTGGCTTCGTATGACGAATATGCACCCGGGCAGTGACGGCACCTACAGCCTCCGTGACTTCATCGCGCAGACCGCCGAGCGGGACAATCCCGGCGAGGTGTTCGAGCTGGAGAGCAGCAAGATGCTGGAGGTCAAGGTCAACGGCCGCATCTGGAGCAAGCTGGGCGCCATGGTCGCCTACAAGGGCAACCTCTCGTTCACGCGTGAAGGCATGCTGGAAGGCGGCCTGATGAAGGCGCTGAAGCGTGCCGTGTCGCAGGAGATGAGCCCCCTGGCCAAGATCGAGGGGCGCGGCGTGGCGTACCTCGCCGATCAGGGCAAGGAGGTGCAGATCCTGCGGCTTCAGGGCGACGCGCTGAACGTGAACGGCAACGACCTGCTGGCCTTCGAGGACACCGTGCAGTACGACATCACCATGCAGCGCCGCATTGCGGGCATGGCGGCGGGCGGGCTGTTCAGCGTGCGCGTGCAGGGGCACGGCATGGTCGCGATCCTCAGTCACGGCAAGCCGCTGACGCTGCGCGTGACACACAACGAGCCGATCTTCACCGACCCGAACGCGACGATCGCCTGGAGTGGCAACCTGCAGCCGCAGCTGCGGATGGATTCCAGCATGCGCAGCATCTTCGGCCGGGGCGGCGGCGAGACGTACCAGATGGTCTTCCAGGGGGACGGCTTCGTGGTCGTGCAGCCCTACGAGGAGTTCGAGGCGGGCATGCTGGGCGGCGACAGCCACGGCAGTCACAGCGTGGGCCGCAGCCTGGGCGACCTGTTCGACTAAAGAAGCGCAGGCCGCCTGAGCGGGCCGGTCAGGGCGGGGGCTGCGGCTCTCGCCCCTTGCCTTGACTACCCCAGTCCGGCCCACCCCGCTGGTGGCCCCCGACATACGGCAGGCCGCGCGGGCTACACTCGCCCGCGATGAGTCTGGTTGTGATGGCGACGGGGGGCACGGGGGGGCACATCTATCCGGCGGTGGCGACAGCGCGCGAACTGTCACGGCGCGGGCATGAGGTGCTGCTGCTGGGACAGCGGGGAGGCATGGAGGAACGCGTGGCGCGCGAACAGGGCCTGCCGTTCGAGGGCGTGGACGCTGGGAAGCTGGCGCGCAGCGGGCAGGGCCGCCCGGACCCACGGGAGCTGCTGCGGGCCGGTCAGGGCGTGTTGCAGGCCCGCTCGCTGCTGAACCGGCTGAAGCCGGGCGTGGTGGTCGGGTACGGGGGGTTCGCGAGTCTGCCGGGCGTGCTGGCCGCGCAGAGTCTGGGCGTGCCGACGGTGCTGCATGAGCAGAACGCCCGGCTGGGCCTGACGCAGCGTCTGGCAGTCCGAAAGGCCCGGGCGGTGGGGACCGCGTACGAGCGCGTGATCGGGCTGGACGCGCAGTTAGCGACCATGGTAGGCATGCCGGTGCGCGAGGAGCGCCTGCCCCGCGCGGAGGCCCTGGCGCGTCTAGGATTGCAGGAGGGTCCGCTGACGATCTTCGTGATGGGCGGGTCGCAGGGGTCGCTGTTCCTGAACCAGACGGTGCCGGATGTGCTGCGGCACGTGTTCGGCCCCGAGGGGCTCCTGCCGCCGCCCGCGCCGGGCGTGGTGGATCTGGACTTCAAGGGCGCGGGCCGGGGTGGGGTGCAGGTGCTGCACTCGACCGGGCCGCGCTGGCTGGCGGAGGTCGCGCCGGGCGTGCGGGACCTGGAATGGTACGAGGCAGCCGGATTCGTGGACGCCGTGGCGGCGTGGTCCGTGGCGGACCTGGCGATCACCCGTGCGGGCACGAGCACGCTGGCGGAGGCCGCGTTCCACGGCGTGCCGCTGATCATGGTGCCGCTGCCCGAATCGGCGGAGAATCACCAGTTCCACAATGCGCAGGCGGTGCAGGATGCCGGGGCGGGGCTCGTGGTGGAGCAGAAGAATGCCTCAGAAGCGCTGGGGCGGGCGGTGTTAGAGTGTGCGGCAGCGGGGACGCGCGCCTCGATGAGAGAGGCGGCGCTCGGGCGGGCCCAGACGGGTGCGGCGGGGCGTTTCGCGGACCTGATCGAACGGCACCTGCGTTAGTGGGCCCCAACCCTCTCATGACTGACTTTCCTGAAGCTGTTTTCCCGCCCGGCGTGGCCGCGGCGTCCTCAATCGATTCTTCCCGTGCCGAAGCCCTCCATTATCACCTGATGGGGGCCGGTGGAATTGGCATGAGTGCCTTTGCGCGGCTGCTCTCCGCGCAGGGCCACCGCGTGAGCGGCTGCGATGAGCACGTCACGGAGCTCACGGCGCGCCTAGCGCAGGAGGGCATTCCGGTTGCGCCGGAGCACTCGGCGTCGCACGTGAGCAACGAGCCCTTCGGCCGGATCGATGTCCTCGTGGCATCGGAAGCGGTTCCGAAAGATCATCCGGAACTCGTGGCGGCGCGCGCGGCGGGCGTGGAGATCCGGCCGCGCATGGCGCTGCTGGATGCGCTGCTGCGCGGCGGGACCAGCATTGGCGTGATCGGCACGCACGGTAAGACGACCACGACGAGCATGATCGCTGTGGCGCTGGCGGGGGCCGGGCTGGACCCGTCGGCGTTCGTGGGCGGGATCGTCCCGGAGTTCGGCAGCAACGCCCGCACCGGCAGTGGTCCCTTCGTCGCCGAGGTGGACGAGAGTGATAAGGGCTTCGCGGCGCTGGGCGCCGGCACGGCGGTGTTCACGAACGCCGAGGACGACCACGTGGGCGGCAACCAGGCCACGTACTGGGAGACCGTGGAGGAGCAGCACGCGGCCTTCGCGCGGTTCGTGGCGCAGTCGGGCCGGGTGCTGCTGTGCGCCGACTGGCCCGGCCTGGACGCCCTGTGCGCAGGCGCCCGTGAGCGCCTGACGTACGGGCAGGCCGAGGGCGCGGACTACCGCGCGGTGAACCTGCGCCCGGACGAGGACGGCACGACCTTCACAGTCACGCGCCGGGGCGAGCCGCTGGCCGAGGCGCGTGTGGCGCTGCCGGGCGTGCATAACGTCCTGAACGCCCTGGCGGCGCTGGCCGTCGTGGACCTCCACGGCGGGGATGTGGTCAGAGCCGCTGTCGCCCTGGCCGAGTTCCAGGGACCCGGGCGCCGCTGGCAGCGCATCGGGGAACTGAACGGCGCGCTGGTCATTGACGATTACGCGCACAACGCCACGAAGGTCGCGGCGGCCGTGCAGGCGGCCCGGCAGACCGGGCGGCGCGTGCGGGTGGTGTTCCAGCCTCACCGGTATCTGCGCACCCAGCAGTCCTGGCCGCGCCTCGCGGACGCCCTGATGGACGCGGACGAGGTGCTGCTGCTGGACATCGCGGCTGCCAGCGAGACCCCCATTCCCGGCATTCACGCCACGCTGATCAGCGACCGCATGAGCGCTGGGGGGCACGCGGGCGTGCGTTACCTGCCCGACCGGGCCGAGGTGCTGCGCGTCCTGCGTGAGACGGCGGGGCCCGGCGACCTGATCGTGACCATGGGCGCGGGGGACGTGTGGAAGCTCTCGCGGGAACTGGTGGGGACCCTGTGACCGGGGGGAGCGCGGCCACCGCGCCGCTCAGCCGCACGGGCGCGCGCGTGGAGCGGCTGCCCCTGTCGCGCTTCACGACGCTGGGCGTGGGCGGTGAGGCCGAGGTGTGGTTCGTCGAGACGCACGAGCAGCTGCGCGAGGCCATGGAGCAGCCCTACCGCATCCTGGGGGGCGGCAGCAACCTCGTGATTGCCGATGAGGGCGTCCCGGAGCGCGTGATCCGCCTGAGCGGTCCGCTGGCCGAGCGGGACCTGACGCCGGACCCGCACCTGAGTGAGGACCCCTGGGTCGTGACCGGCTGGGTGGGCGGCGGCGTGCCCCTGCCCGGCCTGATCCGGCAGCTCCAGAAGCTGGGCCTGAGCGGCCTGGAGGGCACCGTCGGCATTCCCGCGCAGGTGGGCGGCGCGGTGTGGATGAACGCCGGGACCCGCTACGGCGAGATGTTCGACGGCC
This genomic interval carries:
- a CDS encoding ATP-binding cassette domain-containing protein; amino-acid sequence: MTDRAFIEVRGAREHNLRNVSLDIPKRQLTVFTGVSGSGKSSLVFDTLAAEAQRQLNETFTAFVQGFLPHYGQPDVDRVANLNAPVVINQKRVGGGARSTVGTYTDIAAPLRVLFSREGQPSAGPAFAYSFNTPQGMCPECAGIGRTTQLDLDRLLDRTLSLNGGAIQHPDFKPGKWLWKTYALSGLFDLDQPVQAYSDHDLHLLLHGRDLKVSLGEINMTYEGLVDRFERMYLKKDAAAMSDRGRAVFEQFVTSCTCPVCHGARLNAAALASRIEGRNIAELADLEATELLAFLRGLSDPAAARVAGHLAQRLSHLVEIGLGYLSLSRETATLSGGEGQRLKLVRHLGNSLTDMLYILDEPSVGLHARDVSRLTGLLGALRDKGNTVLVVEHDPDVILAADHVVDLGPGAGARGGEVMFQGPVAALLVADTLTGRHLGQPLPLKAQVRAPTGWLQVRGARLHNLKDVTVDIPTGVLTVVTGVAGSGKSTLIHDVFLPLHPDAVVVDQSRVTTNSRSAPATYTGIMDPIRKAFAKASGQSPSLFSFNSEGSCPNCAGLGVVYTDLAFMEGISSVCEVCEGQRFRPDVLRHQLRGQSISDVLNMTAGDALAFFTEKPVRAVLQAMTDVGLGYLTLGQPLSTVSGGEAQRLKLATELHKKGSVYVMDEPTTGLHLSDIGLLLGIIDRLVDGGNTVILIEHQLDVIRQADWLIDLGPEGGRAGGEVLYSGPPAGLRGVERSVTARYL
- a CDS encoding AIM24 family protein, whose amino-acid sequence is MTNMHPGSDGTYSLRDFIAQTAERDNPGEVFELESSKMLEVKVNGRIWSKLGAMVAYKGNLSFTREGMLEGGLMKALKRAVSQEMSPLAKIEGRGVAYLADQGKEVQILRLQGDALNVNGNDLLAFEDTVQYDITMQRRIAGMAAGGLFSVRVQGHGMVAILSHGKPLTLRVTHNEPIFTDPNATIAWSGNLQPQLRMDSSMRSIFGRGGGETYQMVFQGDGFVVVQPYEEFEAGMLGGDSHGSHSVGRSLGDLFD
- the murG gene encoding undecaprenyldiphospho-muramoylpentapeptide beta-N-acetylglucosaminyltransferase, whose amino-acid sequence is MSLVVMATGGTGGHIYPAVATARELSRRGHEVLLLGQRGGMEERVAREQGLPFEGVDAGKLARSGQGRPDPRELLRAGQGVLQARSLLNRLKPGVVVGYGGFASLPGVLAAQSLGVPTVLHEQNARLGLTQRLAVRKARAVGTAYERVIGLDAQLATMVGMPVREERLPRAEALARLGLQEGPLTIFVMGGSQGSLFLNQTVPDVLRHVFGPEGLLPPPAPGVVDLDFKGAGRGGVQVLHSTGPRWLAEVAPGVRDLEWYEAAGFVDAVAAWSVADLAITRAGTSTLAEAAFHGVPLIMVPLPESAENHQFHNAQAVQDAGAGLVVEQKNASEALGRAVLECAAAGTRASMREAALGRAQTGAAGRFADLIERHLR
- the murC gene encoding UDP-N-acetylmuramate--L-alanine ligase, encoding MTDFPEAVFPPGVAAASSIDSSRAEALHYHLMGAGGIGMSAFARLLSAQGHRVSGCDEHVTELTARLAQEGIPVAPEHSASHVSNEPFGRIDVLVASEAVPKDHPELVAARAAGVEIRPRMALLDALLRGGTSIGVIGTHGKTTTTSMIAVALAGAGLDPSAFVGGIVPEFGSNARTGSGPFVAEVDESDKGFAALGAGTAVFTNAEDDHVGGNQATYWETVEEQHAAFARFVAQSGRVLLCADWPGLDALCAGARERLTYGQAEGADYRAVNLRPDEDGTTFTVTRRGEPLAEARVALPGVHNVLNALAALAVVDLHGGDVVRAAVALAEFQGPGRRWQRIGELNGALVIDDYAHNATKVAAAVQAARQTGRRVRVVFQPHRYLRTQQSWPRLADALMDADEVLLLDIAAASETPIPGIHATLISDRMSAGGHAGVRYLPDRAEVLRVLRETAGPGDLIVTMGAGDVWKLSRELVGTL
- a CDS encoding UDP-N-acetylmuramate dehydrogenase — protein: MTGGSAATAPLSRTGARVERLPLSRFTTLGVGGEAEVWFVETHEQLREAMEQPYRILGGGSNLVIADEGVPERVIRLSGPLAERDLTPDPHLSEDPWVVTGWVGGGVPLPGLIRQLQKLGLSGLEGTVGIPAQVGGAVWMNAGTRYGEMFDGLHTLEIVTPEGTRQVTPDDLSWGYRDSGIPRNHVVTRVRLKLRRAAPEEVLAKMDFADQARKGQPKMKTPGCAFKNPGGVSAGKLIDEAGLKGSRVGNALIAPEHANFIVNLGGATAADVHALLGLIRERVPVPMELEYELWPGLEPT